One part of the Chthoniobacterales bacterium genome encodes these proteins:
- a CDS encoding ubiquinone/menaquinone biosynthesis methyltransferase, with the protein MEAHPQNPVFIQTMFGKIARRYDLANHVLSLGLDYGWRRRIGKIAAAHRPRLILDLATGSGDLALTLAKYCPEAEVVAADFCLPMLAEAKLKNVPNLTGADGTRLPFANDTFDVLTVAFGLRNMASYETALREFLRVLQPNGLLLVLDFSMPCNFLRLPYRLYLRHFLPRLAGLLTGEKCAYDYLGESIEAFPSGRQMTGLMEQVGGVASESRQLAGGIVSLYQARKSA; encoded by the coding sequence ATGGAAGCCCACCCGCAGAATCCGGTCTTCATTCAGACGATGTTCGGGAAAATCGCCCGGCGCTACGACCTGGCGAATCATGTTCTTAGTCTCGGCCTCGACTACGGCTGGCGTCGGCGGATTGGCAAAATCGCAGCGGCCCACCGGCCCCGTCTGATCCTCGATCTGGCCACAGGCAGCGGCGATCTGGCATTGACCCTGGCAAAATATTGCCCGGAAGCGGAAGTCGTCGCGGCCGATTTTTGCCTGCCCATGCTCGCCGAAGCCAAGTTGAAAAACGTGCCGAATCTCACAGGTGCCGATGGCACGCGGCTGCCTTTTGCCAATGACACATTCGACGTGCTCACCGTGGCCTTTGGGCTCCGCAACATGGCGTCCTACGAGACGGCGCTGCGTGAATTCCTGCGCGTCCTCCAGCCCAACGGACTCTTACTCGTTCTGGATTTCTCGATGCCGTGCAATTTTCTCAGGCTCCCCTATCGCCTCTATCTGCGGCATTTTCTCCCGCGTCTCGCTGGCCTGCTAACTGGAGAAAAGTGCGCCTACGATTATCTGGGCGAATCCATCGAGGCTTTTCCGAGCGGCAGGCAAATGACCGGTCTCATGGAGCAAGTGGGCGGAGTTGCATCCGAATCACGGCAACTGGCGGGCGGCATCGTTAGCCTTTATCAGGCGAGAAAAAGTGCCTAG
- a CDS encoding adenylate/guanylate cyclase domain-containing protein: MPARVHVSPPSGEPFEIIIGNTATIGRTPDNTVCLSSDPRVSRQHSLIRCFNGVQYQLMDLGSRNGTYVNGHRVVTPVTLEQNAVIRISNHELRFETFEEGDSDGDGVVDVTIGTTGAGTDSSIQHVAILVCDIRGFSTVAETTTPDLLARGLGSWFAEAGNIVNLSGGTIDKFIGDAILAYWPKPSQGTISGVECAAALAVGQKFLAATEKRTWLETDARFRVGVALHFGPVTCGNIGLVAQRDATIIGDAVNTAFRLESVMKELNQDIVLSEDFANELRPQPALNDLGERQLKGKNQRVRVFGLADWRTPQADTLLSQPSN; the protein is encoded by the coding sequence ATGCCAGCCCGCGTCCACGTTTCGCCGCCTTCCGGGGAACCTTTTGAAATCATTATCGGCAACACCGCCACCATCGGCCGCACGCCGGACAACACGGTCTGTCTGTCGTCCGATCCGCGCGTCTCGCGGCAGCATTCGCTCATTCGCTGCTTCAACGGAGTTCAATATCAATTGATGGATCTCGGCAGTCGCAACGGGACCTATGTCAACGGCCATCGCGTTGTTACTCCGGTGACGCTCGAGCAAAATGCCGTGATCCGCATTTCCAATCACGAGCTGCGTTTCGAGACCTTTGAAGAAGGCGACTCAGATGGCGATGGCGTCGTCGATGTGACCATTGGCACGACTGGAGCGGGCACGGATTCGTCGATCCAGCACGTGGCGATCCTCGTCTGCGACATCCGGGGGTTCAGCACCGTGGCGGAAACGACGACTCCCGATCTGCTGGCGCGCGGCCTCGGGAGCTGGTTTGCGGAGGCGGGAAATATCGTCAATCTCTCCGGCGGCACGATTGATAAATTTATCGGCGACGCCATTCTCGCCTACTGGCCGAAGCCGAGTCAGGGCACGATCTCAGGGGTCGAATGCGCCGCCGCGCTGGCTGTGGGGCAGAAGTTTCTCGCGGCAACCGAGAAGCGCACCTGGCTGGAGACGGATGCACGGTTTCGCGTGGGAGTCGCATTGCACTTTGGCCCGGTCACTTGTGGAAATATCGGACTCGTGGCCCAGCGCGATGCCACGATTATCGGCGATGCGGTGAACACGGCTTTCCGGCTCGAATCGGTGATGAAGGAGCTAAACCAGGACATCGTTCTCTCCGAAGATTTTGCGAATGAACTTCGTCCGCAACCCGCCCTGAACGACCTCGGGGAGCGTCAACTCAAAGGCAAAAACCAGCGCGTGCGCGTCTTCGGTCTCGCCGACTGGCGCACGCCGCAAGCCGACACGCTTCTTTCCCAGCCCTCGAATTGA
- a CDS encoding serine/threonine-protein kinase, producing the protein MAEAQRFQHYEVEMKPDGAPFELGRGAMGITYKAFDTNLRCPVALKVITHSYLGSEVAQQRFFREARAAAALRHPNVASVFHLGQEGENFFYAMEFVEGETVDALLRREGPIPVAKALQIALQVNRALGAADKQGLVHRDLKPANIMIQADSENELLVKLIDFGLAKSAVRDASEATITMQGFLGTPHFASPEQLEEKDVDIRSDIYSLGVTLWCMLLGKTPYSGSLAQVMSQHLYKPVPLDQLVGFSPSVAALLRHMLEKDPARRPQNPMELRREIEDCLETPQLQAPLAAASMENFETLAETIAEPLQTPAGALQTPAGVVQTPAGAVQTPVGAVQTPVGALQTPAGVVQTSAGVRQTGKGVVLILLALLFFGALGGGAWLVLQKILQPHSTPTPIAEATPTATPVVASPTATPIVATPLPTPDPEAVFQEAFARAQSLNSDGTQAAAQMQAYLDLLQKYPGRSEIRTRLEGMTARLIRDESPLAPGEFEKLHSALELAAKSGIVRAELLLAQNIRANEPDRALDLYEAVARTGDVSAMRQGGLLYSNRNRPGDMLRAVGLFEQGAALGDAGCKLAAGETYLLGKGVPRDVSKGLAYLQEAAASDEPRAWDKLGDYYNREKDFPKALEAFTRARALGWTPALANLGALYINGSGVPSDPKQADALFAEGAAKGDARAMFFHAQCLQSGLGTTKNLEDARSWYRKAAAAGDKRAADWLEKNGG; encoded by the coding sequence ATGGCCGAGGCGCAGCGATTCCAGCATTACGAAGTCGAGATGAAGCCCGATGGCGCTCCCTTCGAGTTGGGTCGGGGCGCGATGGGGATCACTTACAAAGCCTTCGACACCAACTTGCGCTGTCCCGTCGCGTTGAAAGTCATCACGCATAGCTACCTCGGCAGCGAGGTGGCGCAGCAACGTTTCTTTCGCGAGGCACGGGCAGCGGCGGCGTTGCGGCACCCAAATGTCGCGTCGGTCTTCCACCTCGGGCAGGAGGGCGAAAATTTCTTCTACGCGATGGAGTTCGTCGAGGGCGAAACCGTGGACGCGCTCCTGCGGCGCGAAGGTCCGATCCCGGTAGCGAAAGCTCTGCAGATCGCACTGCAAGTCAACCGCGCGCTGGGCGCCGCCGACAAACAAGGCCTCGTCCATCGCGACCTCAAGCCAGCCAACATCATGATCCAGGCCGACTCGGAGAACGAGCTGCTGGTGAAATTGATCGACTTCGGCCTGGCCAAATCCGCCGTGCGCGACGCCAGCGAAGCGACGATCACGATGCAGGGTTTCCTCGGCACGCCGCACTTTGCCAGCCCGGAGCAACTCGAGGAAAAAGACGTCGATATTCGGTCCGACATTTACTCTTTGGGCGTCACGCTCTGGTGCATGTTGCTGGGGAAAACGCCCTACTCCGGCTCGCTCGCGCAAGTCATGAGCCAGCATCTTTACAAGCCGGTGCCGCTCGATCAACTCGTGGGTTTCAGCCCGAGCGTCGCCGCCTTGTTGCGTCACATGCTGGAAAAAGACCCGGCCCGGCGTCCGCAGAATCCCATGGAACTCCGCCGGGAAATCGAGGACTGCCTGGAGACGCCGCAACTGCAAGCTCCGTTGGCGGCCGCGAGCATGGAAAACTTCGAGACACTCGCAGAAACCATCGCCGAACCACTTCAAACACCCGCCGGAGCACTTCAAACACCTGCCGGAGTGGTTCAAACGCCTGCCGGAGCGGTTCAAACACCTGTCGGAGCGGTTCAAACACCTGTCGGAGCACTTCAAACACCTGCCGGAGTGGTTCAAACATCCGCCGGAGTGCGCCAAACGGGAAAAGGAGTCGTCTTGATCCTCCTCGCGTTGCTCTTTTTCGGGGCTCTCGGTGGTGGAGCCTGGTTGGTCTTGCAGAAAATCCTCCAGCCACATTCGACTCCGACTCCCATCGCGGAGGCGACGCCCACGGCGACTCCCGTAGTTGCCAGCCCGACGGCGACTCCGATCGTTGCCACGCCTCTGCCGACGCCGGACCCGGAGGCGGTGTTTCAGGAGGCATTCGCTCGGGCGCAATCGCTCAATTCCGATGGAACTCAAGCGGCGGCCCAGATGCAGGCTTATCTCGATTTGCTCCAAAAATACCCCGGTCGGAGTGAGATTCGCACGCGGCTCGAAGGCATGACGGCGCGTCTCATTCGCGACGAATCGCCCTTGGCGCCCGGCGAGTTTGAGAAACTCCACAGTGCATTGGAACTCGCCGCCAAGTCGGGCATCGTTCGCGCCGAATTGTTGCTCGCGCAAAACATCCGCGCCAACGAACCGGATCGTGCGCTGGATTTATACGAAGCCGTCGCCCGCACCGGCGATGTCTCGGCCATGCGCCAAGGCGGGCTGCTTTACTCCAATCGCAATCGACCCGGCGACATGCTGCGAGCCGTGGGGTTGTTTGAGCAAGGGGCCGCGCTGGGCGATGCCGGTTGCAAACTGGCCGCCGGCGAGACGTATCTGCTGGGCAAAGGCGTGCCGCGCGACGTCTCCAAGGGACTCGCCTACCTGCAGGAAGCCGCTGCCAGCGACGAGCCGCGCGCCTGGGATAAATTGGGCGATTACTACAATCGCGAGAAGGATTTCCCGAAGGCGCTGGAGGCATTTACGCGGGCTCGCGCCCTCGGCTGGACTCCGGCGCTGGCGAATCTCGGTGCGCTTTATATCAATGGCAGCGGGGTGCCGTCCGATCCAAAGCAGGCCGACGCGCTCTTCGCCGAAGGGGCCGCGAAAGGCGATGCGCGGGCGATGTTTTTTCATGCCCAATGTCTGCAATCGGGCTTGGGCACGACGAAAAATCTGGAGGACGCCCGCTCTTGGTATCGCAAGGCGGCGGCTGCCGGAGACAAGCGCGCGGCGGATTGGCTGGAGAAAAACGGCGGATAA
- the fabF gene encoding beta-ketoacyl-ACP synthase II yields the protein MNTRRVVITGIGVISPVGNDLPTFWDSLKHGRSGVGLIQAFDTTGYGCKIAGEVKNFDPVPFFANPKDSRRADRFTQLGMAASKMAVADSGLDLEKIDVTRFGVIVGSGIGGLGTLEAQHTNLILKGPGRVSPFMIPMMISNMASGIISMEFNFQGPNLSVVSACATANNALGEAWRIIKFGDADGFLAGGSEAACVPLGISGFDNMKAMSTRNDDPERASRPFDLGRDGFVLSEGAGVLVLEEMEHAKARGARIYCELAGYGVTADAYHMSSPRPDGSSVARCMTLALKHAGVNPDEVDYINAHATSTGLGDIAETQAIKLAFGDAAIPANGGKIAVSSTKSMTGHTLGAAGAIEMAACIMAMRDGILPPTINLENQDPACDLDYVPNVAREAKVKVVVNNSFGFGGHNATLVATAFE from the coding sequence ATGAATACTCGCAGAGTCGTCATCACTGGCATCGGCGTCATTTCCCCCGTTGGAAATGATCTTCCCACGTTTTGGGACAGCTTGAAACACGGCCGCAGCGGCGTCGGTCTCATCCAGGCTTTCGACACCACGGGCTACGGCTGCAAGATCGCGGGCGAGGTTAAAAACTTCGATCCAGTTCCCTTCTTCGCCAACCCGAAGGACTCGCGGCGCGCGGATCGTTTCACCCAGCTTGGCATGGCGGCGAGCAAGATGGCAGTCGCTGACAGCGGGCTCGATCTCGAAAAAATCGATGTCACCCGTTTCGGAGTGATCGTCGGCAGCGGCATCGGCGGCCTCGGCACGCTGGAGGCGCAGCACACCAACCTCATTCTAAAAGGTCCGGGTCGCGTCAGTCCGTTCATGATCCCGATGATGATCTCCAACATGGCGAGCGGCATCATTTCCATGGAGTTCAATTTCCAGGGCCCGAACCTCAGCGTCGTCTCGGCTTGCGCGACCGCAAACAACGCACTCGGCGAAGCCTGGCGCATCATCAAGTTTGGCGACGCCGACGGTTTTCTCGCCGGTGGCAGCGAGGCGGCTTGCGTTCCGCTCGGCATCTCCGGTTTCGACAACATGAAGGCGATGAGCACGCGCAACGACGACCCAGAGCGCGCCAGCCGTCCATTTGACTTGGGGCGCGATGGCTTCGTTCTCAGCGAAGGCGCGGGCGTTCTCGTCCTCGAGGAAATGGAACACGCCAAGGCTCGCGGAGCCCGGATTTATTGCGAACTCGCCGGCTACGGCGTCACCGCCGACGCCTACCACATGAGCAGTCCGCGCCCCGATGGATCATCCGTCGCACGTTGCATGACTCTGGCGCTGAAACACGCCGGGGTGAATCCCGACGAGGTCGATTACATCAACGCCCACGCGACTTCCACCGGACTCGGCGACATTGCGGAAACTCAGGCGATCAAGCTCGCATTTGGCGACGCAGCCATCCCTGCAAACGGTGGAAAAATCGCCGTCAGCAGCACCAAATCCATGACCGGCCACACCCTCGGTGCCGCCGGTGCCATCGAAATGGCTGCCTGCATCATGGCCATGCGCGACGGCATTCTCCCGCCGACGATCAATCTGGAAAACCAGGATCCTGCCTGCGATCTCGACTACGTTCCTAATGTAGCCCGCGAGGCCAAAGTCAAAGTCGTCGTCAACAATTCCTTCGGCTTCGGCGGTCACAACGCCACGCTCGTCGCGACGGCATTCGAGTAA
- a CDS encoding GuaB3 family IMP dehydrogenase-related protein, producing the protein MGMWIGRNRKARVTYGFDEIALVPGAITINPNEVDISFQVPRRDSEPLKLSIPILASAMDGVVDVRFAIAMGKLGGLAVLNLEGVQTRYENPDEVLQQVVEADKDHVTGLLQKIYLEPIREDLIAKRVQEIKAGGGFAAVSSIPQKADRYAAIAQEAGADLFVVQSTVSTVRHISTEYQSLELAKFCAGLKIPVIIGNTVGYDVTLEIMQCGVAGVLIGVGPGAACTSRGVLGLGVPQVTATVDCAAARDQYFKQTGRYVPIITDGGMSKGGDVCKALACGSDAVMVGSAFAKAQEAPGKGNHWGMATPHANLPRGTRIKVGTTGSLKQILFGPAEVDDGSQNLVGAITTCMGNVGAASIREFQETEIIIAPSIKTEGKLFQTVQSVGMGTR; encoded by the coding sequence ATGGGAATGTGGATCGGACGTAATCGCAAGGCACGGGTCACTTATGGCTTCGACGAGATCGCCCTCGTCCCCGGTGCCATCACCATCAACCCCAATGAGGTGGACATCTCATTCCAAGTCCCGCGGCGCGATTCGGAACCCCTCAAACTCAGCATTCCCATTCTCGCCAGCGCCATGGACGGCGTCGTCGACGTGCGTTTCGCCATCGCCATGGGCAAGCTTGGCGGTCTCGCTGTTCTGAACCTCGAAGGCGTCCAAACTCGCTACGAAAACCCCGACGAAGTCCTTCAGCAAGTGGTCGAGGCCGACAAAGATCACGTCACCGGACTGCTCCAAAAGATTTATCTCGAACCCATCCGCGAAGACCTCATTGCGAAGCGCGTGCAGGAAATCAAGGCAGGTGGTGGTTTTGCAGCGGTTAGTTCCATTCCGCAAAAAGCGGACCGTTACGCCGCCATCGCCCAGGAAGCGGGAGCCGATCTTTTCGTCGTCCAAAGCACCGTCTCGACGGTTCGCCACATTTCCACCGAATACCAGTCGCTAGAACTGGCGAAATTCTGCGCAGGACTGAAAATCCCCGTCATCATCGGCAACACTGTCGGCTACGACGTGACTCTCGAAATCATGCAATGCGGCGTCGCTGGCGTCCTCATCGGAGTCGGACCCGGAGCGGCCTGCACCTCGCGTGGCGTCCTCGGACTCGGCGTGCCACAGGTCACCGCCACCGTCGATTGCGCAGCGGCTCGCGACCAATATTTCAAGCAAACCGGACGCTACGTCCCGATCATCACCGACGGCGGCATGAGCAAGGGCGGCGACGTTTGCAAGGCGCTCGCCTGCGGTTCCGACGCCGTCATGGTCGGCAGCGCCTTCGCCAAAGCGCAGGAAGCTCCCGGCAAAGGCAACCACTGGGGCATGGCCACGCCGCACGCGAATCTGCCTCGCGGCACCCGTATCAAAGTCGGCACCACCGGCTCGCTCAAACAAATCCTCTTCGGCCCGGCGGAAGTCGATGACGGCTCACAAAATCTCGTTGGTGCCATCACGACTTGCATGGGCAACGTCGGCGCGGCCAGCATTCGCGAGTTTCAGGAAACCGAAATCATCATTGCCCCGTCGATCAAGACCGAGGGCAAGCTCTTCCAGACCGTCCAAAGCGTCGGAATGGGCACCCGCTAA
- a CDS encoding biopolymer transporter ExbD, whose product MRLTRTHRTSPFLFQIIPLLDILFAVLVFFVLTATFVSQPGITVELPTSNFTVEPALHNQIISIVGNNIFFRDQLVSQAQLDTLLSNKKDTPSATLIVKADRAVPYERVMTVTNLALERGYRVVMAGGMMKPATH is encoded by the coding sequence ATGCGCCTCACTCGCACCCACAGGACTTCGCCGTTCCTCTTCCAGATCATTCCGCTGCTCGACATCTTGTTTGCGGTCCTCGTTTTTTTCGTCCTCACGGCCACCTTCGTCTCGCAACCCGGGATAACTGTGGAACTCCCGACCTCGAATTTCACGGTCGAACCGGCCCTCCACAACCAGATCATCAGCATCGTCGGAAACAACATCTTCTTCCGCGATCAACTCGTTTCCCAAGCTCAATTGGACACCTTGCTCAGCAACAAAAAAGACACTCCCTCCGCCACCCTGATCGTGAAAGCGGATCGCGCGGTGCCCTACGAACGAGTCATGACCGTCACCAATCTGGCTCTGGAGCGCGGCTATCGCGTCGTCATGGCTGGTGGAATGATGAAGCCAGCCACGCATTGA
- a CDS encoding MotA/TolQ/ExbB proton channel family protein, translating to MIELMQRGGVLMWVIVFCSVLATGIFLERFFFFHRSFIEVSEFLNGLASLIRRKNFAEARHECAVTHVPVARVLHAAILRHNSSRADLKEIVQEAGQLEVPLLEKHLPALSTITFITPMIGFLGTVTGLLQAFSTISSNNGYASAIDISGAIYQSLLTTAAGIAVAIPAFVGHQYLSARVDRLMHDMERAGIEIVNLLTDPTHLKTDIISFEEQTKKLGL from the coding sequence ATGATCGAGTTGATGCAAAGAGGTGGCGTGTTGATGTGGGTGATCGTATTTTGCAGTGTTCTGGCCACAGGCATTTTTCTGGAGCGCTTCTTTTTTTTCCATCGGAGTTTCATTGAAGTCTCGGAATTTCTTAATGGCCTCGCCAGCCTGATCCGACGCAAAAACTTCGCCGAAGCGCGTCATGAATGCGCCGTGACTCACGTCCCCGTCGCGCGTGTCCTGCATGCCGCCATCCTGCGTCACAACAGTTCGCGCGCCGACCTCAAGGAGATCGTCCAGGAAGCAGGCCAGTTGGAAGTGCCTCTGCTGGAGAAACATCTGCCCGCGCTTTCCACGATCACCTTCATCACGCCAATGATCGGTTTTTTGGGAACAGTCACCGGATTGCTCCAAGCTTTTTCCACGATTTCTTCGAACAACGGCTACGCCTCCGCGATCGATATTTCGGGAGCGATTTATCAAAGCCTGCTCACCACGGCAGCCGGAATCGCCGTCGCCATCCCGGCCTTTGTCGGACACCAATATTTGTCCGCTCGAGTGGACCGTCTGATGCACGACATGGAACGCGCTGGCATCGAAATCGTGAATCTGCTCACCGACCCGACGCATCTGAAAACGGACATTATCAGCTTCGAAGAGCAGACAAAAAAACTCGGTCTCTAA